One genomic region from Kamptonema formosum PCC 6407 encodes:
- a CDS encoding RelA/SpoT family protein, with protein sequence MNANTLIPSISNDCNIPDWLQECLNGDANGQSSGAIASCSTDNALICRAFKFANELHEGQYRKSGEPYICHPVAVAGMLRYLGGNSAMVAAGFLHDIVEDTDVTLEDIELRFGAEVRQLVEGVTKLSKFNFSSKTERQAENFRRMFLAMAKDIRVIVVKLADRLHNMRTLEHLSDEKRRSIALETREIFAPLANRLGIGRFKWELEDLAFKYLEPEAYCEIKDLVDQKRTDREAQLAEVTDILRDRLDSVGIKCYEVSGRPKHLYGIYQKMQRRQKGFNQVYDIAAVRIIVESKDECYRALAIAHDAFCPIPGRFKDYIGLPKPNRYQSLHTGVIGNSGRPIEVQIRTVEMHHIADYGIAAHWKYKESGGSSNLKVTGDDEKFTWLRQLLEWQSDLKDAEEYLESVKDNLFDEDIYVFTPQGDVVALTKDATPVDFAYRIHTEVGNHCTGARVNGRMVTLDSLLKNGDIVEILTQKNGHPSLDWLNFVKTSGAKNRIRQWYKRSHRDENVARGRELLEKELGKNGFESLLKSEPMHSVALRFNYHSVEDLLAGLGYGEVTLNLVVNRLRDLVQQKVEVVPEILNVPIVAPARSMPSSSPSKSPIAGVEGLLYHLAGCCNPIPGEVIIGIVTKNRGISIHRQGCSNTDNVPGDRLVPVSWNPTNPNGGRPNTYPVNIQIEVLDRVGVLNDVLSHLKDNHVNVRSASVKTYPGLPALIDLCVDIQDKEQLERTSMQIKKMSDVLNLRRVSEGN encoded by the coding sequence ATGAATGCCAACACTCTGATTCCATCAATCTCAAATGACTGTAACATTCCTGATTGGTTACAAGAATGTCTCAATGGGGATGCTAATGGTCAGTCGTCGGGAGCGATCGCTAGCTGTTCGACTGATAATGCTTTAATTTGTCGGGCTTTTAAATTTGCCAACGAGCTCCATGAGGGTCAGTATCGCAAATCTGGGGAGCCCTACATCTGCCATCCTGTGGCCGTAGCCGGAATGCTGCGGTATTTGGGCGGCAATAGTGCGATGGTTGCGGCAGGCTTCCTCCACGATATCGTTGAGGATACTGATGTCACCCTTGAGGATATCGAACTGCGGTTCGGCGCGGAAGTGCGGCAGTTGGTGGAGGGGGTGACGAAGCTTTCTAAGTTTAATTTTTCCAGCAAGACGGAACGCCAAGCTGAGAATTTCCGGCGGATGTTTCTGGCAATGGCTAAGGATATCCGGGTGATCGTGGTGAAGTTGGCGGACAGGCTGCATAATATGCGGACGCTGGAACATCTCTCAGACGAGAAACGCCGTAGTATCGCTTTGGAAACGCGGGAAATCTTTGCGCCTTTGGCGAATCGGTTGGGTATTGGTCGCTTTAAGTGGGAATTGGAGGATCTGGCGTTTAAATACCTGGAACCGGAAGCTTATTGCGAAATTAAGGATTTGGTAGATCAGAAGCGGACTGACCGGGAGGCGCAACTGGCGGAGGTGACGGACATTCTGCGGGATCGGCTGGATAGTGTGGGGATTAAGTGCTATGAAGTCAGCGGCCGCCCGAAACACCTGTATGGTATTTACCAGAAGATGCAGCGCCGACAGAAGGGGTTTAACCAGGTTTATGATATTGCGGCGGTGCGGATTATTGTCGAAAGTAAGGATGAGTGTTATCGGGCGTTGGCGATCGCACACGATGCTTTCTGTCCGATCCCCGGTCGCTTCAAGGACTATATCGGTTTGCCGAAGCCGAACCGCTACCAATCTTTGCATACGGGCGTGATCGGCAATAGCGGCCGCCCCATTGAAGTCCAAATCCGTACAGTGGAAATGCACCACATTGCAGATTACGGGATCGCCGCCCACTGGAAATATAAAGAAAGCGGCGGTTCTAGCAATCTCAAAGTGACAGGAGATGACGAAAAGTTTACTTGGTTGCGGCAACTGCTGGAATGGCAAAGCGACCTTAAGGATGCTGAGGAATATTTAGAGAGCGTTAAAGATAATTTATTTGATGAAGACATCTACGTATTTACGCCCCAAGGCGATGTAGTAGCGCTGACAAAAGATGCAACGCCTGTGGATTTTGCTTACCGCATCCACACGGAAGTTGGGAATCACTGCACAGGTGCGCGGGTGAATGGGCGGATGGTGACGCTGGACTCGCTTTTAAAGAATGGCGATATTGTCGAAATCTTGACTCAGAAAAATGGTCATCCCAGTTTAGACTGGCTAAATTTTGTCAAGACCAGCGGCGCAAAAAACCGGATTCGTCAGTGGTATAAGCGATCGCACCGCGATGAAAATGTAGCTCGCGGTCGGGAATTATTGGAAAAGGAACTGGGCAAAAATGGCTTTGAATCCTTATTAAAATCTGAGCCAATGCACTCTGTAGCGCTACGCTTCAATTACCACAGCGTCGAAGATTTGTTAGCAGGTTTGGGCTACGGCGAGGTGACGCTAAATCTAGTAGTAAATCGGCTGCGAGATTTAGTACAGCAAAAAGTTGAGGTAGTTCCTGAGATTTTAAATGTGCCAATAGTAGCACCTGCACGGTCGATGCCGAGTTCATCTCCGAGCAAGTCACCAATTGCAGGAGTTGAGGGGTTATTGTATCATTTGGCAGGTTGTTGCAATCCCATACCAGGGGAGGTAATTATTGGAATTGTCACTAAAAATCGCGGCATTTCAATTCATCGCCAAGGCTGTTCTAATACCGACAATGTTCCTGGGGATCGGTTAGTACCTGTGAGTTGGAATCCGACAAATCCGAACGGTGGTCGTCCGAATACTTACCCGGTGAATATTCAAATTGAAGTGCTCGATCGCGTGGGCGTTCTTAATGATGTTTTATCTCACTTGAAAGACAATCATGTAAACGTTCGCAGTGCGAGTGTGAAGACTTATCCGGGTTTACCGGCATTGATTGATTTGTGTGTTGATATCCAGGACAAAGAACAGCTTGAACGGACTTCTATGCAAATTAAAAAAATGAGTGATGTCTTGAATTTACGGCGAGTTAGCGAGGGAAATTAG
- a CDS encoding Rpn family recombination-promoting nuclease/putative transposase, whose translation MYDNICKFIAENFADDFASWLLGAPVRLTELSPTELSLEPIRADALILRQAEDLVLHAEFQTEADAGIPFRMADYRLRVYRRFPAKEMRQVVIYLRETGSDLVRQNAFILTRTRHEFDVIRLWEQPSEIFLSSLGLLPFAVLSRTENPVGVLTQVASAIAEIPDRRVQSNLMASAGILAGLVLEKDVITRLLRGDIMRESVIYQDILQEGRQEGRQEGRQEGMQLAKEELARNLLRENISIEQVVRLTGLSLEIVQSLQI comes from the coding sequence ATGTACGATAATATTTGCAAGTTTATCGCCGAAAACTTTGCGGATGATTTTGCAAGCTGGCTGCTGGGTGCTCCGGTAAGGCTAACGGAACTGAGTCCGACTGAACTTTCTTTGGAACCAATTCGGGCTGATGCTTTGATTTTGCGGCAAGCTGAAGATTTGGTACTCCACGCCGAATTTCAGACAGAAGCGGATGCAGGAATTCCGTTTCGGATGGCGGATTATCGCTTGCGAGTTTACCGCCGCTTTCCTGCTAAGGAAATGCGCCAAGTCGTGATATATTTAAGGGAGACTGGTTCGGATTTAGTTCGGCAAAATGCTTTTATTTTGACCAGAACTCGCCATGAATTTGATGTGATTCGCCTCTGGGAACAGCCGTCTGAAATATTTTTGAGTTCCCTCGGACTGTTGCCTTTTGCGGTTTTGAGTCGGACAGAAAACCCTGTAGGCGTTTTAACTCAAGTGGCATCTGCCATTGCAGAGATTCCCGACAGGCGGGTTCAGAGTAATTTAATGGCATCAGCAGGGATTTTGGCTGGGTTAGTATTGGAGAAAGATGTAATTACAAGACTTTTGCGAGGGGATATTATGCGTGAGTCAGTGATTTATCAGGATATTTTGCAGGAAGGTAGACAGGAAGGTAGACAGGAAGGTAGACAGGAAGGAATGCAATTAGCGAAGGAAGAGTTGGCTCGGAATTTGTTGCGGGAAAATATATCAATTGAGCAAGTTGTTCGGCTTACAGGTTTGTCGTTGGAGATAGTGCAAAGCTTGCAAATTTAG
- a CDS encoding glycine betaine ABC transporter substrate-binding protein gives MSTKSNTYFLSSIFSLFLLFSTTACTSISQKQIVICSKDFTEQVILVEILSRHIEAKTDIQVKRELNLGGTLCHQSLVAGKVDLYVEYTGTAFANILKQKPISDPKKVYSYIKQEYAKQYQLEWTEPLGFNNSFAIIVRGDDAKKLNLQTLSQLSKAAPKLRAGFGPEFKEREDGFPGLAKTYGIKFAEEPKEMLLGLLYQALKEKQVDVIAGNSTDGLIESLGLVVLKDDKQYFPPYEAAPVVRSAILEKYPELRQVLNELAGKISEEDMRKLNYKVDGKQLDAGQVAQEFLQQKLGSLNPESSKK, from the coding sequence ATGAGCACAAAATCAAACACCTATTTTTTATCCTCTATCTTCTCGCTGTTTTTATTATTCAGCACCACAGCCTGCACATCTATTTCCCAAAAACAGATTGTCATTTGCTCAAAAGATTTTACAGAACAAGTCATCCTCGTAGAAATTTTATCCCGCCACATCGAGGCGAAGACAGATATACAAGTAAAACGCGAACTGAATTTAGGTGGCACTCTTTGCCATCAATCCCTAGTAGCTGGTAAAGTTGACTTATATGTAGAATATACTGGCACTGCTTTTGCCAACATTCTCAAACAAAAACCGATTTCCGATCCCAAAAAAGTTTACAGTTATATCAAGCAAGAATATGCAAAACAGTATCAATTAGAGTGGACAGAACCTCTAGGATTTAATAATAGTTTCGCAATTATTGTCCGGGGCGATGATGCCAAAAAACTTAATCTGCAAACCCTTTCTCAACTTAGCAAAGCTGCACCCAAATTGCGAGCAGGTTTCGGCCCAGAGTTTAAAGAAAGGGAAGATGGCTTTCCCGGATTAGCTAAAACTTACGGGATAAAGTTTGCAGAAGAACCGAAAGAAATGCTATTAGGATTACTTTACCAAGCACTTAAAGAAAAACAAGTAGATGTTATTGCTGGCAACTCGACTGACGGCTTAATAGAAAGTCTAGGTTTAGTGGTTCTTAAAGATGATAAGCAATATTTTCCCCCCTATGAAGCGGCCCCAGTTGTGCGTTCTGCAATTTTGGAAAAATACCCGGAGTTGCGTCAAGTTCTGAATGAATTAGCAGGGAAAATCTCGGAGGAAGATATGCGAAAACTCAACTATAAAGTTGACGGGAAGCAACTAGATGCTGGACAAGTTGCACAGGAGTTTTTGCAGCAGAAGTTAGGGAGTTTAAATCCTGAATCTAGCAAGAAATAA
- a CDS encoding ferredoxin--nitrite reductase, with protein sequence MTQIAEPQAGVNKFEKLKAEKDGLALKAELAHFAEIGWEAMNETDREHRLKWLGIFFRPVTPGKFMMRLRLPNGIITSNQMRVLGEIVQRYGDDGNADITTRQNIQLRGIRIEDVPDIFRRLKEAGMTSIQSGMDNVRNITGSPVAGLDSDELYDTRELCRQVQDTITNGGEGNPAFTNLPRKFNIAIAGCRDNSVHAEINDIAFIPAFKDGTFGFNVLVGGFFSAKRCDAAIPLNAWVEPSDVVDLCTAILIVYRDRGLRANRQKSRLMWLIDELGVDGFRAEVETQLDRTLQTAAAKDEILWDKRDHIGVYAQKQPGLNYVGLHIPVGRLYAADMFDLARMADVYGSGEIRLTVEQNAIVPNVPDSRLETFLQEPLLQRFSVNPDPLTRALVSCTGAQFCNFALIETKNRALAMIKELEAELSFPKPVRIHWTGCPNSCGQPQVADIGLLGTKVRKNGKTLEGVDLYMGGTVGKDAHLGSCVQKGIPCEDLKPVLRQLLIEHFNAQPNAVLTVNS encoded by the coding sequence GTGACACAGATAGCAGAACCGCAAGCAGGTGTTAACAAATTTGAAAAATTAAAAGCTGAGAAAGATGGTCTAGCGCTCAAAGCCGAACTCGCTCACTTCGCTGAGATCGGCTGGGAAGCAATGAATGAAACCGATCGCGAACACCGCCTCAAATGGTTAGGCATATTCTTTCGGCCAGTAACTCCTGGCAAATTTATGATGCGATTGCGGTTGCCAAACGGCATCATTACTAGCAATCAAATGCGAGTTTTAGGTGAAATCGTGCAGCGGTACGGCGATGATGGCAACGCAGACATCACCACCCGGCAAAACATCCAACTGCGAGGGATTCGCATCGAAGATGTACCAGACATCTTCCGCCGCCTCAAAGAAGCTGGGATGACTAGCATCCAGTCAGGGATGGATAACGTTCGCAACATCACCGGTTCCCCAGTAGCGGGATTAGACAGCGACGAACTCTATGATACGCGGGAGTTGTGCCGCCAAGTTCAAGACACGATCACCAACGGTGGCGAAGGCAATCCAGCTTTTACCAATTTGCCGAGAAAGTTTAACATTGCGATCGCAGGTTGTCGCGACAACTCCGTACACGCGGAAATCAACGATATCGCTTTCATCCCTGCTTTTAAAGATGGCACTTTCGGCTTCAACGTCTTAGTCGGCGGCTTTTTCTCCGCCAAACGCTGCGACGCGGCCATTCCCCTCAATGCTTGGGTTGAACCCAGCGATGTCGTCGATCTTTGCACGGCCATATTAATCGTATATCGCGATCGCGGACTGAGAGCCAACCGCCAAAAGTCCCGTCTGATGTGGCTAATCGACGAATTAGGAGTCGATGGATTCCGCGCCGAAGTTGAAACCCAACTCGATCGCACCCTGCAAACAGCCGCAGCCAAAGATGAAATCCTCTGGGATAAGCGCGATCACATCGGCGTGTACGCGCAAAAACAGCCCGGATTAAATTACGTCGGCCTCCACATCCCCGTCGGGCGGCTGTACGCCGCAGATATGTTTGACTTAGCCAGGATGGCCGATGTTTACGGTAGCGGCGAAATCAGACTTACCGTTGAGCAAAATGCGATCGTTCCCAACGTACCCGACTCCCGATTAGAAACCTTCCTTCAAGAACCATTACTCCAGCGTTTTTCCGTCAATCCTGACCCTTTAACTAGAGCATTAGTTTCTTGCACCGGCGCACAATTTTGCAACTTCGCATTAATTGAAACCAAAAATCGCGCCTTAGCAATGATTAAAGAATTAGAAGCCGAGTTATCATTCCCCAAACCAGTGAGAATTCACTGGACAGGTTGCCCTAATTCCTGTGGTCAACCGCAAGTTGCAGACATTGGTTTACTCGGTACAAAAGTCCGCAAAAACGGCAAAACATTAGAAGGTGTTGACCTTTATATGGGAGGCACAGTTGGCAAAGATGCCCATCTCGGTAGTTGCGTGCAAAAAGGTATTCCTTGCGAAGACCTAAAACCAGTTTTGCGCCAACTATTAATCGAACACTTCAACGCCCAGCCCAATGCTGTGCTAACAGTTAACAGTTAA
- a CDS encoding CmpA/NrtA family ABC transporter substrate-binding protein, which produces MSKISRRKFIVTAGTTAAATLLVHGCTSGSNSSTSASSPAASTSPSAIPAANINPADAPEVTTAKLGFIALTDSAPLIIAKEKGLFEKYGMKDVQIAKQASWPVTRDNLELGSSGGGIDGAHILSPMPYMMSLGTITKGNVPIPMYILARLNTNGQAISLSKKYLDLKVGTDSKALKSALTKDSKFGTTFPGGTHDLWMRYWLAAGGINPDNDVSVVPVPPPQMVANMKVNNLESFCVGEPWNAQLVSQKVGYTALITGELWKDHPEKALSLRADWVDKNPKAAKAITMAVLEAQQWCDKPENKEEMSKIISEDKWLKVANQDIVGRIKGQIDYGTGRVEANSPLLMKFWADNASYPYKSHDTWFLTENIRWGNIPATTDLKAIVDKVNREDIWKEAAKALGVPASEIPATTSRGVETFFDGVKFDPEKPEEYLNGLAIKKA; this is translated from the coding sequence ATGAGCAAAATTTCCCGCCGCAAATTCATCGTCACCGCTGGAACAACTGCCGCAGCTACTCTACTCGTTCACGGCTGCACCTCTGGTTCTAATAGTTCTACAAGTGCATCTAGCCCCGCTGCAAGTACCTCTCCTTCAGCAATACCGGCAGCTAACATCAACCCCGCAGATGCCCCAGAAGTTACAACAGCAAAATTAGGATTTATTGCCCTAACAGATTCCGCACCGCTAATTATTGCCAAAGAAAAAGGTTTATTTGAAAAGTACGGCATGAAAGATGTGCAAATTGCAAAACAAGCATCTTGGCCCGTAACTCGCGATAATTTAGAACTAGGTTCTAGCGGCGGTGGCATTGATGGAGCACATATCTTATCGCCCATGCCTTACATGATGTCTTTAGGGACAATCACTAAAGGAAATGTGCCAATCCCGATGTACATTCTGGCGCGGTTAAATACTAACGGTCAGGCGATTTCCCTTTCCAAAAAATACCTAGATTTAAAAGTAGGTACTGATAGCAAAGCACTGAAATCAGCTTTAACTAAGGACTCTAAGTTTGGTACCACCTTTCCCGGCGGTACTCACGATCTCTGGATGCGCTATTGGTTAGCCGCTGGTGGAATCAATCCAGATAACGATGTTTCAGTAGTTCCAGTACCACCACCGCAAATGGTTGCTAATATGAAAGTCAACAACCTGGAATCTTTTTGCGTCGGGGAACCTTGGAACGCGCAATTAGTTAGTCAGAAGGTAGGTTATACGGCTTTAATCACAGGTGAACTCTGGAAAGATCACCCCGAAAAAGCCCTGAGTTTAAGAGCAGATTGGGTAGACAAAAATCCCAAAGCTGCTAAGGCAATTACAATGGCAGTTTTAGAAGCTCAGCAGTGGTGCGACAAACCAGAAAATAAAGAAGAGATGAGCAAAATCATCTCCGAAGATAAGTGGTTAAAAGTTGCCAATCAAGATATTGTAGGTCGCATTAAAGGTCAGATTGACTACGGTACTGGGCGAGTAGAAGCCAACAGTCCATTATTAATGAAATTCTGGGCGGATAATGCTTCCTATCCCTACAAAAGTCACGATACTTGGTTCTTAACTGAAAACATTCGCTGGGGTAATATTCCTGCTACCACAGACCTCAAGGCGATAGTTGATAAAGTGAATCGCGAAGATATTTGGAAAGAAGCAGCGAAAGCCTTGGGAGTTCCCGCATCAGAGATTCCTGCTACTACTTCTCGCGGTGTAGAAACCTTCTTCGATGGTGTTAAGTTTGACCCTGAAAAGCCTGAAGAATATTTGAACGGTCTGGCAATTAAGAAAGCATAA
- the ntrB gene encoding nitrate ABC transporter permease, with protein MATNIERISKGNNPVNAIISFLQNNRRKIIRPLVALAVILLIWQILCHDPNSTLPGPLKMISESGNLIINPFFDNGGTDKGLFWQLLASLQRVAIGFTLAAILGISLGILIGTNSLMFDALDPIFQVLRTIPPLAWLPISLGAFQQFNPFEGMGITTSEVSALFVILITAIWPIIINTTVGVQQIPQDYRNVARVLRLPRQKYFWKILLPSAVPYIFTGLRIGIGLSWLAIVAAEMLVGGVGIGFFIWDSYNSSRLSHVILAVIYVGIVGLLLDRLVGFIASKVVPEEQK; from the coding sequence ATGGCAACAAACATTGAGCGGATTTCAAAAGGCAATAACCCAGTCAATGCGATTATTTCTTTTCTTCAGAATAACCGCAGAAAAATAATTAGACCGCTGGTGGCCCTGGCAGTTATTCTGCTAATTTGGCAAATCCTTTGCCATGACCCCAATTCCACTTTGCCGGGGCCACTTAAAATGATCTCAGAAAGTGGGAATCTCATCATTAACCCTTTCTTTGATAACGGCGGTACTGACAAAGGTTTATTCTGGCAACTTTTAGCCAGCTTGCAGCGGGTAGCAATCGGCTTTACTTTAGCAGCAATTCTCGGTATATCACTGGGAATCTTAATCGGCACTAATTCTTTAATGTTTGACGCTTTAGACCCGATTTTTCAGGTGTTGAGGACGATTCCTCCTTTAGCTTGGTTGCCTATTTCTCTGGGAGCATTTCAACAATTTAATCCCTTTGAAGGTATGGGGATTACAACCAGTGAAGTTTCGGCATTGTTTGTGATTTTAATTACTGCAATTTGGCCAATTATTATCAATACAACTGTGGGTGTCCAGCAGATACCTCAAGATTACAGAAACGTTGCCAGAGTGTTGCGCTTACCTCGCCAAAAGTATTTCTGGAAAATTCTATTACCCTCTGCGGTGCCCTATATTTTCACTGGTTTGAGGATTGGAATTGGTCTATCTTGGTTGGCAATTGTTGCTGCTGAAATGCTAGTCGGGGGCGTGGGTATTGGTTTCTTTATCTGGGACTCTTACAATAGTTCGCGTCTCAGCCACGTTATCCTAGCAGTGATTTATGTGGGTATTGTCGGTTTATTGCTAGATAGATTGGTTGGTTTCATTGCTTCCAAAGTTGTACCTGAAGAACAGAAGTAA
- a CDS encoding ABC transporter ATP-binding/substrate-binding protein (This model describes the ATP binding subunits of ATP-binding cassette (ABC) transporters for nitrate transport, or for bicarbonate transport, in bacteria and archaea.): MSVFVEVDHVDRVFDLPNGGKYIALKNIDIKIKQGEFVSLIGHSGCGKSTLLNIIAGLDKPSQGGVILEGREVREPGPDRMVVFQNYSLLPWLTVRENIALAVDEVYKNQPKGERKSIIEHHINLVGLRHAADKRPGEISGGMKQRVAIARALAIRPKLLLLDEPFGALDALTRGGLQEQLMKICEESSVTAIMVTHDVDEALLLSDRIVMLTTGPEAQIGQILEVPISRPRHRMEVVNHPSYYALRNEMVYFLNQQKRVKQRKVSKPTVIAKNGLEKVNLEIGFIPLTDCAPLVVAKEKGFFAAHGLEEVTLSREPSWKAIAKGVTAGRLDAAQMVAGMPIAMTLGLDDNAPIPVSTALTLSRNGDAITFGKHFYTQGIRTLADFKEAIAQTPDKVHTFATVHSSSMHNLLLRYWLASSGIDPDLDVGLTVIPPPQMLANLKAGNIDGYCVGEPWNSHAVNEDIGFVMARSLDILPGHIEKVLGVTEDWANKYPQTHIALVKALLEACEYCDDKRNREEIVELLSQEQYVGSAAEHIRPGFIDAYDSGTEDEPEMLLNFNQFYVDKTNFPDRTEMLWVMAQMARWGIVPFPKNWVEILERVLLPDVFGEAVRQLGMPDVGRDRRNIELFDGTVFNADDPIEYLQNVKIKRAIRIEEILIEPVGSQCSIRLPV; the protein is encoded by the coding sequence ATGTCAGTATTTGTTGAAGTAGATCACGTTGATCGCGTATTTGACCTGCCGAACGGGGGAAAATACATTGCGCTCAAAAACATTGATATCAAGATTAAACAAGGAGAATTTGTCTCCTTAATCGGACACTCTGGCTGCGGCAAATCTACCTTGCTGAATATTATCGCTGGTTTAGACAAACCGAGTCAGGGAGGCGTAATTTTAGAAGGCCGCGAAGTTAGAGAACCGGGGCCCGATAGAATGGTAGTATTTCAAAATTACTCTCTGTTACCTTGGCTGACAGTGCGAGAAAATATTGCTCTAGCTGTCGATGAAGTTTACAAAAATCAGCCTAAAGGTGAACGTAAAAGCATCATCGAACACCATATTAATTTAGTAGGATTGCGACACGCTGCTGATAAACGACCTGGGGAAATTTCCGGGGGGATGAAACAGAGAGTTGCGATCGCGCGAGCTCTCGCTATCCGTCCTAAATTGCTACTGCTAGACGAACCCTTCGGCGCTTTGGATGCCTTAACTCGCGGCGGTTTGCAAGAACAATTAATGAAAATTTGCGAAGAAAGCAGCGTTACTGCCATCATGGTGACGCATGACGTTGACGAGGCGTTATTGCTATCAGATCGGATCGTTATGCTTACTACTGGCCCTGAAGCACAAATCGGGCAGATTTTAGAAGTACCAATTTCACGTCCCCGTCACCGGATGGAAGTAGTAAATCATCCCAGTTACTACGCTTTGCGAAATGAAATGGTTTATTTCTTAAACCAGCAGAAACGAGTGAAGCAGCGTAAGGTTAGCAAGCCGACAGTTATTGCTAAGAATGGCTTAGAAAAAGTCAACCTGGAAATCGGGTTTATTCCTCTCACAGATTGCGCCCCTTTAGTAGTAGCAAAAGAGAAAGGTTTCTTCGCAGCGCACGGTTTAGAAGAAGTCACTCTTTCGCGGGAACCTAGCTGGAAAGCGATCGCCAAAGGAGTCACCGCAGGTCGTTTAGATGCGGCTCAAATGGTTGCGGGAATGCCGATCGCGATGACTCTGGGTTTAGACGATAACGCACCCATCCCCGTAAGCACGGCCTTAACTCTATCTCGCAACGGCGATGCGATTACCTTCGGTAAGCATTTCTATACTCAGGGAATCAGAACTCTAGCTGATTTCAAGGAAGCGATCGCACAAACTCCCGACAAAGTTCACACCTTCGCTACTGTGCATTCCAGTTCCATGCACAACCTGCTACTGCGTTACTGGCTGGCTTCTAGTGGTATCGACCCGGATCTCGATGTGGGTTTGACAGTGATTCCACCGCCGCAAATGTTAGCCAATTTAAAAGCAGGAAATATTGACGGCTATTGCGTTGGAGAACCCTGGAACTCCCACGCCGTTAATGAAGATATCGGCTTTGTCATGGCCCGTTCTCTAGATATTTTGCCGGGACATATTGAGAAAGTTTTAGGCGTGACTGAAGATTGGGCAAATAAATATCCCCAAACTCATATTGCTCTAGTTAAAGCACTTTTAGAAGCCTGCGAATATTGCGATGATAAACGCAACCGCGAGGAAATTGTAGAATTACTTTCCCAAGAGCAATACGTTGGTTCGGCAGCAGAACATATTCGCCCTGGCTTTATTGATGCCTATGATTCTGGCACCGAAGATGAACCAGAAATGCTGTTGAATTTTAACCAGTTCTACGTTGATAAAACTAATTTCCCCGACCGTACTGAGATGCTGTGGGTAATGGCTCAGATGGCCCGTTGGGGAATTGTACCTTTCCCTAAAAATTGGGTAGAAATTCTAGAGCGAGTTTTGTTACCCGATGTATTTGGAGAAGCAGTTCGACAATTAGGGATGCCAGACGTTGGGCGCGATCGGCGCAACATTGAACTATTTGACGGAACTGTATTTAATGCCGATGACCCGATCGAGTACTTGCAAAACGTCAAAATCAAACGCGCTATTCGCATTGAAGAAATCTTAATCGAGCCTGTCGGTTCTCAGTGTTCTATTAGGTTGCCAGTATAA